In one window of Solanum pennellii chromosome 2, SPENNV200 DNA:
- the LOC107011686 gene encoding la-related protein 6A has translation MEADGGGVLPIPSQTASFPPHDDDDHPDFSPVGSPESHFINDLSEPSDQLHAQVTATVLTDDLRSKIVKQVEYYFSDENLPTDKFLLKYVTRDKEGFVPVKVIASFRKVKKLTKETSIIAAALRESSLLVVSRDGRKVKRLHPLPLSEIKDPKVCTVLVENLPEDHSVNNLRSIFGQAGNVKHITIRDPHTERDPRKCTTAEKLLSGKLHALVEYNTVEAAEKAVTILNDEQDWRFGLRVKLLKKINKPGQSKKGWRDPDSDRNNNIQASDPAVNEENISSEHRVDSQDEEEGDHLSKETIGEHAQKEKNGPRVPTRNRGRGRRNKRGTNGHGHGTTSSTHLVEPSKPPPGPRMPDGTRGFAMGRGRPLSSSPS, from the exons atggaAGCAGACGGTGGAGGAGTACTCCCTATACCTTCTCAGACCGCTTCATTTCCTCCccatgatgatgatgatcatcCAGATTTTTCACCTGTTGGATCGCCGGAGTCTCACTTTATTAACGATCTTTCTGAGCCGTCTGATCAACTCCATGCCCAAGTCACCGCCACTGTACTCACCGATGATCTTCGTAGCAAGATCGTTAAGCAG GTTGAGTATTACTTCAGCGATGAAAATTTGCCTACTGACAAGTTTCTGTTGAAGTATGTGACCAGAGACAAGGAAGGATTTG TCCCTGTGAAAGTAATTGCCTCTTTCAGAAAAGTGAAGAAGCTTACGAAGGAGACATCAATAATAGCAGCTGCACTGAGGGAATCTTCTCTGCTT GTTGTAAGCCGTGATGGGAGAAAGGTGAAGCGACTTCATCCTCTTCCATTAAGTGAGATTAAAGATCCTAAG GTTTGTACTGTATTGGTGGAAAATTTACCTGAGGATCATTCAGTGAACAACCTTCGGAGCATATTTGGCCAGGCTGGAAA TGTGAAGCATATTACCATTCGTGATCCACACACTGAAAGAGATCCCAGAAAATGCACAACTGCAGAGAAGCTGCTCAGTGGTAAG TTGCATGCTCTCGTGGAATATAACACAGTGGAAGCTGCTGAAAAAGCT GTGACCATTTTGAATGATGAACAGGATTGGAGATTTGGCTTGCGAGTCAAGCTTCTCAAGAAAATA AACAAGCCTGGCCAAAGCAAGAAAGGTTGGAGAGATCCAGATTCTGATAGGAATAACAATATCCAAGCATCTGATCCGGCAGTTAATGAGGAAAACATTTCAAGTGAGCATCGTGTTGATTCACAAGACGAAGAG GAGGGTGACCATCTATCAAAGGAGACCATTGGGGAGCACGCTCAGAAGGAGAAAAATGGGCCCAGGGTGCCAACCAGAAATCGAGGCCGTGGAAGGAGAAACAAGCGTGGCACAAATGGACATG GCCATGGAACTACTTCGTCCACTCATTTGGTTGAACCATCAAAACCTCCTCCTGGTCCAAGAATGCCCGATGGAACCAGAGGATTTGCTATGGGAAGAGGCCGACCTCTTTCTTCCTCTCCAAGCTAA